A single genomic interval of Mucilaginibacter robiniae harbors:
- a CDS encoding efflux RND transporter permease subunit: MIADVFIRRPVTAIVISLVIVIVGIIAIGTLPIGQYPDITPPTVQVTGTYTGADALTVEQTVTTPVEVQVNGTPGMTYLQSNSTSNGQMSMTVNFEVGTNIDIAALDVQNRVSIAQPTLPQEVQRLGLTVRKRNPSILMLVAIYSPKGSHAVTFLDNYTNIFVRDALLRSKGVGDVFTRADDFSMRIWLKPDKLASFGMTAADVTGALQEQNVQVAAGTVGAPPQVNGQTFEYTVLTQGRLIKPEEFGNIIVRTQPNNGAIVHLRDVARIELGKFNYTGNSFVDGKRASYLLVYQAPNSNALETANGVYATMEQLKKSFPADVNYVVPFESVTVVKVSVHEVIETLLEALGLVVVVVFLFLQSWRATLIPVLAIPVSIIGAFIFFIPLGFTINTLTLFGFVLAIGIVVDDAIVVVEAVQHYMDEEKMSPRDATEHAMRDISAPVIAIALILAAVFVPVGFVPGIVGRLYQQFAITIAISVLISAFVALSLTPALCTLLLKPHDESKKSNNILDRFFAAFNNWFGRVTGKYRNGVDRSIKHAKLVIVILVCFIIGTILLFKNKPSGFIPTEDEGRIYITYDLPEASATQRTVSVLNQMMHVLDSIPAIGHYAALGGLNAVTFASKSNSATIFVQLKPWDERSDKSQQLFSVVATLQQRLARFKEANVVVIPPPAIPGLGNTAGFSFILEEKQAGGDIKNFERVLQNFVGEVNKRPEISKAFSFFTARTPAYKLVVDREKAKRLGVQISDINNALQTYLGSSYVNDFTIYGRNFRVVAQADTNYRTSIQNLGQYYVRNQAGSMVPLSTLTSYQIIENAPLISHYNLFRSAEIDGNSAPGYSSGDALKALQEVAAKSLPAGYGYEFSGLSREELLSGSKTIYIFALSIGFVFLFLAALYESWSVPFSVLLAVPLGAFGAILFLTFLPKLDNNVYAQIGLITLIGLSAKNAILIVEFAKERLDGGGYDLEDAVLEAVRLRLRPIIMTSLAFILGVLPLVFASGAGANARQTIGWTVFGGMLAATSLAIFIVPVLFYVISRVAYGKEKLEELKNKPKAHEVPEG; this comes from the coding sequence ATGATTGCAGACGTTTTTATCAGGAGGCCGGTTACCGCCATTGTTATATCCCTGGTTATTGTTATTGTAGGTATTATAGCCATTGGTACGTTACCCATAGGTCAATATCCTGATATTACACCACCAACTGTACAGGTTACGGGTACCTACACCGGCGCTGATGCGTTAACGGTTGAGCAAACTGTAACTACTCCTGTAGAAGTACAGGTAAACGGAACACCCGGCATGACTTACCTGCAAAGTAATAGTACCAGTAACGGGCAGATGAGCATGACTGTGAACTTTGAGGTGGGGACCAATATTGACATTGCAGCGTTGGATGTACAGAATCGGGTGAGTATAGCTCAACCTACTTTGCCGCAAGAAGTGCAGCGTTTAGGCTTAACTGTACGTAAACGTAATCCTAGTATATTAATGCTGGTGGCTATTTACTCCCCAAAAGGATCGCATGCAGTAACGTTTTTAGATAATTATACCAACATTTTTGTGCGTGATGCCTTGTTACGATCCAAAGGTGTGGGTGACGTTTTTACGCGGGCTGATGATTTTAGTATGCGTATATGGTTGAAGCCAGACAAATTAGCTTCATTTGGCATGACGGCTGCTGATGTAACTGGTGCCTTGCAGGAGCAAAACGTACAGGTAGCTGCTGGTACCGTAGGTGCACCGCCACAAGTAAACGGACAAACATTTGAGTACACTGTACTTACACAAGGACGTTTGATTAAGCCAGAAGAGTTTGGTAATATCATTGTACGAACTCAGCCAAATAACGGAGCTATAGTGCACCTTCGCGATGTAGCTCGGATAGAGCTAGGAAAATTTAACTATACGGGTAATTCTTTTGTGGATGGTAAGCGTGCATCTTATCTGTTGGTTTACCAGGCACCAAACAGTAACGCTTTGGAAACTGCAAATGGTGTATATGCCACTATGGAGCAGTTAAAGAAAAGCTTTCCAGCTGATGTAAATTACGTAGTACCATTTGAGTCGGTTACTGTAGTAAAGGTATCGGTACATGAAGTAATCGAAACCTTACTGGAAGCTTTAGGTCTGGTAGTAGTTGTAGTGTTTTTGTTTCTGCAAAGCTGGCGAGCTACCCTTATACCCGTACTAGCTATTCCGGTATCTATTATAGGTGCCTTCATATTCTTTATACCGTTAGGCTTTACAATTAATACACTTACTTTATTTGGTTTCGTGTTAGCTATTGGTATTGTGGTGGATGATGCAATTGTGGTGGTGGAGGCTGTACAGCATTATATGGACGAAGAAAAAATGTCGCCACGTGATGCTACAGAGCATGCTATGCGCGACATATCGGCACCAGTAATTGCTATAGCTTTAATTTTGGCTGCGGTGTTTGTGCCGGTGGGTTTTGTACCAGGTATAGTAGGGCGCTTGTATCAGCAGTTTGCTATCACCATTGCTATTTCGGTGTTAATATCAGCCTTTGTTGCACTTTCACTTACACCTGCGCTATGTACACTATTGCTGAAGCCGCATGATGAATCTAAAAAGTCTAACAATATTCTGGATCGCTTTTTTGCGGCATTCAATAACTGGTTTGGCCGGGTAACAGGCAAATACAGAAATGGAGTTGACCGAAGTATCAAGCATGCTAAGTTGGTTATTGTGATCCTGGTGTGTTTCATTATAGGTACCATATTACTATTTAAAAATAAACCATCAGGTTTTATTCCAACTGAAGATGAAGGTCGTATTTACATTACTTATGATTTGCCCGAAGCTTCAGCTACACAAAGAACAGTTAGTGTCTTGAATCAGATGATGCATGTGCTGGATAGTATTCCTGCTATTGGCCATTACGCTGCTTTAGGTGGGTTAAATGCTGTAACGTTTGCAAGTAAATCAAACAGTGCTACCATATTTGTGCAATTAAAACCTTGGGATGAGCGATCAGATAAAAGTCAGCAGTTATTTTCTGTTGTAGCTACTTTGCAGCAGCGGCTTGCTCGGTTTAAAGAAGCGAACGTTGTAGTTATTCCACCACCTGCTATTCCGGGTTTGGGTAACACGGCAGGCTTCTCATTTATTTTAGAGGAAAAACAAGCTGGTGGCGATATCAAGAACTTTGAGCGTGTGCTGCAAAACTTTGTTGGCGAAGTAAATAAGCGCCCTGAAATTTCAAAAGCATTTTCGTTTTTCACTGCACGTACGCCAGCCTACAAGCTAGTGGTTGACCGTGAAAAGGCCAAACGCTTAGGAGTTCAGATATCGGATATCAATAATGCTTTGCAAACCTACCTCGGTAGTTCTTATGTAAATGATTTTACGATTTATGGTCGTAATTTCAGGGTGGTTGCACAAGCCGATACCAATTACCGCACGAGCATACAAAACCTTGGGCAATACTATGTGCGTAATCAGGCAGGTAGTATGGTTCCGCTAAGTACCTTAACCTCATACCAGATTATTGAGAATGCTCCGCTCATATCGCATTATAATCTTTTCCGTTCTGCCGAAATTGATGGTAACTCAGCCCCTGGCTATAGTAGTGGTGATGCACTAAAGGCTTTGCAGGAAGTAGCTGCAAAGAGTTTACCAGCTGGTTATGGTTACGAGTTTTCAGGCCTAAGCCGTGAGGAATTATTATCAGGATCAAAAACCATATACATCTTTGCCTTATCAATTGGCTTTGTTTTCTTGTTCCTGGCTGCATTATACGAAAGCTGGTCAGTGCCATTTTCAGTACTACTGGCGGTACCACTAGGTGCATTCGGTGCAATTTTGTTTTTAACATTTTTGCCTAAACTGGATAATAACGTGTATGCACAAATAGGTTTAATTACCCTGATTGGTCTATCGGCCAAAAACGCTATCCTGATTGTGGAATTTGCCAAAGAACGTTTAGATGGTGGTGGGTATGACTTAGAAGATGCAGTACTGGAAGCTGTACGCTTGCGTTTGCGGCCAATCATAATGACATCGCTAGCCTTTATACTGGGTGTATTACCGTTAGTATTTGCTTCAGGAGCAGGCGCTAATGCTCGGCAAACTATAGGTTGGACAGTGTTTGGTGGTATGTTGGCAGCAACATCGTTAGCTATATTTATAGTACCTGTTCTATTTTATGTTATTAGTCGTGTGGCATACGGCAAAGAAAAGCTCGAAGAGTTGAAAAATAAACCCAAGGCACATGAGGTGCCTGAAGGATAA
- a CDS encoding pyridoxal phosphate-dependent aminotransferase, which yields MSILSDRINNLSESQTIKMAKMGRELAAKGVDVISLSFGEPDFHTPEHIKEAAKKAMDDNFTYYTPVAGYPDLRKAVVEKLKNENNLDYDFNDIVVSTGAKQAIANAVLCLVNPGEEVIIPTPYWVSYSEVVKLAEGKSVFIDTMVEQEFKITPEQLEAAITPKTKLFMFSSPSNPTGSVYNKAELESLAKVFEKYPQVYILSDEIYEHINYVDRHESIAQFDSIKDRVVIINGFSKAYAMTGWRIGYTASAKELAVAFDKMQGQITSGTCSITQRAGVAAYNGGLESVLQMRDSFKKRRDLVYSLLQEIDGLKVNLPDGAFYFFPDVTSFFGKSFNGKPINDADALSLYLLEEAHVAVVGGSSFGDPKSIRISYAAAEDKLVEAVKRIKKALAQLQ from the coding sequence ATGAGCATACTAAGCGACAGAATCAACAATTTGTCTGAATCACAGACTATTAAAATGGCCAAAATGGGCCGTGAATTAGCAGCTAAAGGCGTAGATGTTATCAGCTTAAGCTTTGGCGAACCTGATTTTCATACTCCAGAACATATTAAAGAGGCGGCTAAAAAAGCCATGGATGACAATTTTACTTATTACACCCCGGTTGCCGGTTATCCGGATTTGCGCAAGGCTGTGGTGGAGAAGTTGAAAAACGAGAATAATCTGGATTATGATTTTAACGATATAGTGGTATCTACCGGTGCCAAACAAGCTATTGCCAATGCCGTATTATGCTTGGTTAATCCAGGTGAAGAAGTCATTATCCCTACTCCTTACTGGGTATCCTACTCAGAAGTGGTAAAACTAGCAGAAGGCAAAAGCGTGTTTATTGACACCATGGTTGAACAGGAATTCAAAATTACGCCTGAACAACTTGAAGCTGCTATAACTCCTAAAACTAAGTTATTCATGTTTTCATCACCATCTAACCCAACCGGTAGCGTATATAACAAAGCGGAGCTGGAAAGCTTAGCTAAGGTGTTTGAAAAATATCCACAAGTTTATATTCTGTCCGATGAAATATATGAACATATTAACTATGTTGATCGTCATGAATCTATTGCCCAATTTGATAGCATTAAAGATCGTGTAGTCATTATTAATGGTTTTTCTAAAGCCTATGCCATGACTGGCTGGCGCATTGGTTATACCGCATCAGCTAAAGAGCTGGCTGTGGCTTTTGACAAAATGCAGGGACAAATTACATCGGGCACCTGCTCAATTACCCAACGTGCAGGCGTAGCTGCTTACAATGGTGGTTTGGAGAGCGTGTTGCAAATGCGTGATTCTTTCAAAAAACGTCGTGATTTGGTTTATAGCTTACTTCAGGAAATTGATGGTTTAAAAGTAAACTTGCCTGATGGAGCCTTTTACTTCTTCCCTGATGTAACATCCTTTTTCGGCAAAAGCTTCAACGGCAAACCCATAAACGATGCTGATGCCCTAAGCTTATACTTATTGGAAGAAGCCCATGTAGCTGTAGTGGGTGGAAGTTCGTTCGGCGATCCAAAATCTATTCGCATCTCTTACGCTGCTGCCGAAGACAAATTGGTAGAGGCTGTAAAACGCATAAAAAAAGCATTAGCTCAATTACAATAA
- a CDS encoding cation diffusion facilitator family transporter has product MQEKRNIIIVALALSIVLMLAKFSAYFITSSNFVLTDAAESVVNVVASAFAFFSIYLASRPRDENHPYGHGKVEFFSAFIEGALISIAGISILFKSIYSLFYPNEIHDLLIGALIIGVTGAINGIMGFYMIRKGKTLKSITLEADGRHLLTDMVTSGGLVAGLILIYFTKVAWLDSVLSIAVGVYIVFSGYKLIRQSVAGLMDEADFTIVNDIVKVLNEQHKAEWIDIHNLRAQKYGHELHLDCHLTLPNYFDLNRVHEEVKLVDQLINEKAGIHTEMFIHADPCIPQCCHYCSMPNCPIRSEAKREDIEWTMENVTRNKKHYE; this is encoded by the coding sequence TTGCAGGAAAAAAGAAATATCATTATTGTAGCCTTGGCACTTAGTATAGTGCTGATGCTAGCTAAGTTTAGCGCTTACTTTATTACAAGTTCTAACTTTGTACTTACAGATGCTGCCGAAAGTGTGGTGAACGTAGTAGCAAGTGCTTTTGCATTTTTTAGCATTTATTTAGCTTCTCGTCCCCGTGACGAGAACCACCCTTATGGGCACGGTAAAGTTGAGTTTTTCTCTGCTTTCATTGAAGGTGCACTAATTTCTATTGCCGGGATAAGCATCCTTTTTAAATCAATCTATAGTTTATTTTATCCTAACGAAATTCATGATCTATTAATAGGTGCATTAATTATTGGTGTAACAGGCGCTATTAACGGTATTATGGGCTTTTACATGATTCGTAAAGGGAAAACGCTAAAATCAATAACCTTAGAAGCTGATGGCAGGCACTTGTTGACTGATATGGTAACCAGTGGTGGCCTGGTTGCAGGCTTGATTCTGATTTATTTTACTAAGGTTGCCTGGCTGGATAGTGTTCTATCTATTGCCGTGGGTGTATACATCGTTTTTAGTGGTTATAAGCTTATCCGCCAATCTGTAGCCGGGTTAATGGATGAAGCAGATTTTACCATTGTTAACGATATTGTAAAAGTTTTAAATGAGCAGCATAAAGCTGAATGGATTGATATTCATAACCTGCGTGCACAAAAGTACGGCCATGAGTTGCACCTGGACTGCCATTTGACATTACCGAACTATTTTGATCTGAATAGAGTTCATGAAGAAGTAAAGCTGGTTGATCAGTTGATTAATGAAAAGGCTGGCATCCACACTGAGATGTTTATTCATGCCGATCCTTGTATACCGCAATGCTGCCATTATTGTAGTATGCCCAATTGCCCTATACGTTCAGAAGCTAAGCGGGAAGATATTGAGTGGACAATGGAAAACGTTACACGAAACAAAAAACATTACGAATAA
- a CDS encoding NUDIX domain-containing protein, producing the protein MALFNVRVYGLLVNDRREILLSDEQEYGMQFTKFPGGGLEHGEGLIDGLKREFMEECNASIEVISHFYTTDFFLKSAFNNSQIISIYYWVKNISPLNLTFKIKQFDFDGSGEVLQAFRWKKLAELQADDLTFPIDQHVAKLLANK; encoded by the coding sequence ATGGCTTTATTCAACGTGCGGGTCTATGGATTGCTGGTAAACGATCGGCGAGAGATACTGTTAAGCGATGAGCAGGAATATGGTATGCAATTTACCAAATTTCCAGGGGGAGGGTTGGAGCATGGAGAAGGACTTATAGATGGATTAAAGCGCGAGTTTATGGAAGAATGTAATGCCAGCATTGAAGTAATTAGCCATTTTTACACTACCGACTTCTTTTTGAAATCTGCTTTTAATAATTCACAAATTATTAGTATTTATTACTGGGTAAAGAATATTTCACCGTTGAATCTTACTTTTAAGATAAAGCAATTTGACTTTGATGGTAGTGGTGAGGTGTTGCAGGCTTTTCGTTGGAAAAAGCTTGCTGAACTACAAGCTGATGACTTGACCTTCCCAATCGATCAGCATGTAGCTAAACTTTTAGCAAACAAATGA
- a CDS encoding DUF4412 domain-containing protein, translated as MNFKFLSVALGMALSATAISASAQKKYTEGMATFEANANGQPLELKTYFKGDSTSTSLQQGPASIKYIAYKDSYLAVLVDVSAFGIKKAGVATPSELEDFYAALPTLTFTPTTETKQINGFNCKKVIAKDAKNNASYDVWVTNDFEAPVGLSSNIYAKVGGFPVQFTVFQQGKKLVNTLKTITETKTPAGTFNIPAGFDRITLTELSALSGGK; from the coding sequence ATGAATTTTAAATTTTTATCTGTTGCCTTGGGTATGGCCTTATCTGCAACTGCAATAAGCGCCAGTGCACAAAAGAAATATACTGAAGGTATGGCAACTTTTGAAGCTAATGCTAACGGACAGCCTCTTGAACTTAAAACCTACTTTAAAGGCGATTCAACATCAACTTCATTGCAACAAGGCCCAGCATCTATCAAATATATTGCTTATAAAGATTCTTACCTTGCTGTGTTAGTAGATGTTTCTGCATTTGGAATTAAAAAAGCTGGAGTAGCTACGCCTTCAGAATTAGAAGATTTTTATGCAGCATTGCCTACTTTAACCTTCACACCTACAACTGAAACTAAGCAGATTAACGGATTCAATTGCAAAAAAGTAATTGCTAAAGATGCTAAGAATAATGCCAGCTATGATGTATGGGTAACAAATGATTTTGAAGCTCCTGTAGGTTTAAGCAGTAATATCTATGCAAAAGTGGGTGGTTTTCCTGTACAGTTCACCGTATTTCAACAAGGTAAAAAACTTGTGAATACTTTGAAAACCATTACTGAAACTAAAACTCCAGCAGGAACATTCAATATTCCGGCAGGCTTTGACCGCATTACCTTAACAGAACTTAGTGCTTTAAGCGGCGGCAAATAA
- a CDS encoding ComEC/Rec2 family competence protein: protein MAGIHKSEIPAVLLLLPFILGIAIGCYFVNTNYTYSLSIGLALTSSGFILLNFLYRQFKIYQYSWLGSLLLTTTLLLSGWLATSLHSDLNNKQHFSKQRADFLIIKVTDEPKQNGRFFRCVTKVEQSIYHREAVVASGNLLLTLVADSNSHPLAYGDELLIPAKFNLVAPPYNPAEFNYKQYLVHQNIYHQCFLSAGQVAKLRTQAGNPIVAYALETRQQMVMQLKRYLHNPQAIAVASTLLLGYKADLDPDILKAYAKTGTIHVLSVSGAHVAVLFLLISFLLRPLNRFKHARLFRTTTAVSLIWGYALLTGFSPAVCRAALMISLLIIGKTFRRQAHGLNILAVSAFILLLYNPFLFMDVGFQLSYLAVVGLIIFQPIINQQFNFKNTWLRKLWYWCSASLAAQLITFPLSTLYFHQFPIYFLISNLFIILPSELIMTVGIAFLITSLIPALAPVTGTLGYLLEHFILWMNQGLSFIEAMPYSSLDKVWLTTTEFLLLCIVVGLITLFLSRKYAWQLTVALTSLLLLSISISFKAYHATQHNSLVFFNTKKHTAILLNFGHQGVVVTDLNQQDKNFMYSIQPCLDSLQIEKANLIQLHQNLQTTFLKKHEHYLQFQNKSLLIFDKHLSQIQLPQQLCVDYLLFTDNPHADLSFICKNYTFKQLIIDANNSAQRTLKLMHDADSLHIKKVSLKRNNALVIVSN, encoded by the coding sequence ATGGCCGGTATTCATAAAAGTGAAATACCGGCAGTGCTGCTGTTGCTACCTTTTATATTAGGTATAGCTATCGGTTGTTACTTTGTAAATACAAATTATACATATAGCCTAAGTATCGGTTTAGCTTTAACATCATCAGGTTTCATTCTGCTAAACTTTCTTTATCGGCAATTTAAAATTTATCAATATAGCTGGTTAGGTAGTTTATTATTGACAACAACACTCCTGCTATCAGGTTGGTTGGCAACTAGTTTACATAGTGACCTAAACAATAAGCAACATTTTTCAAAGCAACGAGCAGATTTTTTAATCATAAAGGTAACAGACGAACCCAAACAAAATGGACGTTTCTTCCGATGTGTAACTAAAGTTGAACAATCTATTTATCACCGTGAGGCTGTAGTAGCATCCGGTAATTTACTGCTAACCTTGGTAGCTGATAGTAACAGCCATCCTTTGGCTTATGGTGATGAGCTGCTAATACCTGCAAAGTTTAACCTAGTTGCACCGCCCTACAATCCAGCTGAATTTAACTACAAGCAATATTTAGTACATCAGAATATTTATCATCAATGCTTTTTAAGTGCAGGACAAGTAGCTAAACTTCGTACGCAGGCAGGTAATCCTATTGTTGCTTATGCTTTAGAAACTAGGCAGCAAATGGTGATGCAACTGAAAAGATATTTGCATAACCCGCAAGCTATAGCTGTAGCCTCTACCCTGCTACTAGGTTATAAAGCTGACCTAGATCCTGACATTTTAAAAGCTTATGCTAAAACCGGGACTATTCATGTGTTGTCAGTATCGGGTGCTCACGTAGCCGTACTTTTCCTGTTAATTAGCTTTTTGTTACGCCCGTTAAACCGCTTTAAACACGCACGACTTTTTAGAACTACAACAGCTGTTTCGTTAATCTGGGGCTATGCACTGCTTACGGGCTTCTCACCTGCTGTATGCCGGGCTGCGCTCATGATTAGTTTATTAATTATTGGTAAAACCTTTAGAAGGCAAGCACATGGGTTGAATATACTGGCAGTTTCGGCCTTTATTTTATTGCTGTACAATCCATTTCTGTTTATGGATGTAGGATTTCAGCTTTCTTATTTAGCAGTAGTAGGCTTGATTATTTTTCAACCGATTATCAATCAGCAGTTTAACTTTAAAAACACCTGGCTGCGTAAACTTTGGTATTGGTGCTCCGCTTCATTGGCAGCACAACTGATTACCTTTCCGCTTAGCACTTTATACTTTCATCAGTTTCCAATCTACTTTCTTATTAGTAACCTGTTTATCATTCTTCCCTCCGAGTTAATCATGACAGTAGGTATTGCTTTTTTAATTACTTCATTGATTCCCGCCTTAGCTCCGGTTACTGGTACACTAGGCTACTTACTTGAACATTTTATTTTATGGATGAACCAAGGGCTTAGTTTTATTGAGGCTATGCCTTATTCCAGCTTGGATAAAGTATGGCTTACAACTACTGAATTTTTATTATTGTGTATAGTTGTAGGACTTATCACTTTATTCTTATCCCGCAAGTATGCTTGGCAACTCACTGTTGCATTAACTAGTTTGTTGTTACTAAGTATTAGTATAAGCTTTAAAGCATACCATGCTACTCAACATAACAGTTTGGTATTTTTTAACACGAAAAAACATACAGCCATATTACTTAACTTTGGGCATCAAGGGGTTGTAGTAACTGACTTAAACCAACAAGACAAGAACTTCATGTATAGCATACAACCTTGTCTGGACAGTTTACAAATAGAAAAAGCAAACTTGATTCAACTCCACCAAAATCTGCAAACTACCTTCTTGAAGAAGCATGAGCATTATCTTCAATTTCAGAATAAAAGTTTGCTCATTTTTGATAAACATTTATCGCAAATACAATTACCTCAGCAACTATGCGTTGATTATCTATTATTTACTGATAACCCTCACGCTGATTTGAGTTTTATTTGTAAAAATTACACATTCAAACAATTGATTATTGATGCAAATAACTCAGCACAGCGCACGCTGAAATTAATGCATGATGCTGATAGCCTGCATATAAAAAAAGTAAGTTTAAAGCGTAACAATGCGCTGGTTATTGTATCTAATTAG
- a CDS encoding MerR family transcriptional regulator: protein MAYKEREINKMYYSMGEVTAMFDVNHSLIRYYEKEFDILQPKKNKKGNRYFTPEDVENLKLILHLIRDKGYTIQGAKDHLKSNLTESKGQQNVITALENLKKFLLEVRDEL, encoded by the coding sequence ATGGCTTATAAAGAGCGAGAAATTAATAAAATGTATTATAGCATGGGTGAAGTAACAGCCATGTTTGATGTGAATCATTCTTTAATACGGTACTACGAAAAAGAGTTTGATATACTACAGCCCAAAAAGAACAAAAAGGGCAACCGCTACTTTACTCCAGAAGACGTAGAAAACTTAAAGCTCATTTTACATTTGATACGTGATAAAGGCTACACTATACAGGGTGCTAAAGACCATCTTAAAAGTAATTTGACCGAAAGTAAGGGCCAACAAAATGTTATAACTGCATTAGAGAACCTTAAAAAGTTTTTGTTGGAAGTTCGGGATGAACTTTAA
- a CDS encoding D-alanine--D-alanine ligase, which produces MTRKNIALLAGGYTGEYEVSINSAKNIAANLDTAKYNVYTILINRDSWFYQAGGEHIELNKNDFSLNLNGEKIKFDAAFITVHGTPGEDGKLQGYLDMLGIPYNTCDATTSAITMNKAYTKALVQGIKNLHTAKSMQLYRKDIHDVSTIASVLRFPLFVKPNNGGSSVGMSKVHNIAELPAALEKAFHEDDQILIEEFIKGREFSRGIVRLNGQVKVLPATEIITTKDFFDYEAKYTAGVTQEITPASLTEEQNRVSADIISEVYLRLNCRGMSRVDFIVQQETNNFYFIEINTTPGQSANSLIPQQVRAAGMNLQQFYGDLVEGCATNF; this is translated from the coding sequence ATGACCAGAAAAAACATTGCCTTGCTAGCCGGTGGGTACACCGGGGAATATGAAGTATCTATCAACAGCGCTAAAAACATAGCTGCCAACCTAGACACTGCTAAATATAATGTTTATACGATTCTAATTAATCGCGATAGCTGGTTTTACCAAGCCGGAGGTGAGCATATTGAGTTGAATAAAAATGATTTTAGTTTAAACTTAAACGGAGAGAAAATCAAGTTTGATGCAGCTTTTATTACGGTACATGGTACACCGGGCGAAGACGGCAAATTACAAGGCTACCTGGATATGTTAGGAATACCTTATAACACCTGTGATGCTACTACATCGGCTATTACCATGAATAAGGCTTATACCAAAGCCTTGGTTCAAGGCATCAAAAACCTGCATACGGCAAAGTCTATGCAGCTATATCGTAAAGATATTCATGATGTAAGCACCATAGCTTCGGTGCTTCGGTTTCCGTTATTTGTGAAACCCAATAATGGTGGTAGTAGTGTGGGTATGAGCAAAGTGCATAACATTGCAGAATTACCAGCAGCTTTAGAAAAAGCCTTTCATGAAGATGATCAGATTTTGATAGAAGAGTTTATTAAAGGTCGTGAATTTAGTAGGGGGATAGTTCGTCTAAATGGGCAGGTTAAGGTTTTGCCAGCTACAGAGATCATTACGACTAAAGATTTTTTTGATTATGAAGCTAAATATACAGCTGGTGTCACGCAAGAAATTACACCAGCCAGCTTAACCGAAGAGCAGAACCGTGTTAGTGCTGATATTATCAGCGAGGTATATCTACGTTTAAATTGCCGAGGTATGTCACGTGTTGATTTTATAGTGCAGCAGGAAACCAACAACTTTTACTTTATAGAGATTAATACCACACCAGGCCAGTCAGCTAATAGTTTAATCCCGCAACAGGTACGTGCTGCGGGTATGAACTTACAGCAATTTTATGGCGATTTAGTTGAGGGTTGCGCTACGAACTTTTAA
- a CDS encoding acyl-CoA thioesterase, with translation MNTLNTYSSFETEHRVRPDDIDMFNHVHSSKYMDYVMAARYEQMDRNYGMAMEKFMERGFGWVVRAVQLNYKRPLLMGDYFFVKTGIAQIDERGCRVNFTITNKATQKVCCDGWFDYAIIDMQTGRGTKIPEDVITHYQI, from the coding sequence ATGAATACGCTAAACACCTATAGTAGCTTTGAAACTGAACACCGTGTACGCCCAGATGACATTGACATGTTTAATCATGTACACAGTAGCAAATACATGGACTATGTAATGGCCGCTCGTTACGAACAGATGGACCGTAACTATGGTATGGCTATGGAAAAGTTTATGGAGCGTGGTTTTGGCTGGGTTGTACGTGCCGTTCAGCTAAACTACAAGCGCCCGCTACTTATGGGCGATTACTTTTTCGTTAAAACCGGCATTGCACAAATTGATGAAAGAGGCTGCCGAGTTAATTTTACCATCACTAATAAAGCTACCCAAAAGGTATGCTGCGATGGTTGGTTCGACTATGCCATAATTGACATGCAAACCGGCCGCGGCACCAAAATTCCAGAAGATGTTATTACCCATTACCAAATTTAA